One bacterium DNA segment encodes these proteins:
- a CDS encoding von Willebrand factor type A domain-containing protein codes for MLFKSYGTNPFISTDDDHLSTFAIDCDNASYTMTRAYLNDGYLPPEEAVRVEEFVNNFKYAYEFPHDRAFDVEMEGAPSRFGKGYQLLKIGVVGKKIRAENRKDANLTFVVDVSGSMDEDNRLGLVRRSLRMLVDQLTPRDKVGIVVYGSNAWVVLEPTSIRDKAQIIRAIEQLVPQGSTNAEEGIRMGYEMANRNFNANSINRIILCSDGVANVGRTSAEEFLKFIKGYADKGITLSAVGFGMGNYNDVLMEKLGDKGNGHYAYVDSWEESQRVFMENLTGMLQVIARDVKIQVDFDPNVVERYRLLGYENRDVADDKFRDDKEDGGEIGSGHTVTALYEIKLKDGARGDLGTVYIRHKNPDSFEVSEIAERIGANMFKTSFELGSVDFRLAAAGAEFAEIMRASFWAKDSKLSDVLSVVRNIDQEESNDQVIELMNLIAKADKLRTEKAKSLIPEPLGMGE; via the coding sequence ATGCTCTTCAAGAGTTACGGCACCAACCCGTTCATTTCGACTGATGACGATCACCTTTCCACTTTTGCCATCGACTGCGACAACGCCTCCTATACGATGACGCGTGCCTATCTCAATGACGGCTATCTGCCGCCGGAAGAAGCTGTTCGTGTTGAGGAGTTTGTCAACAACTTCAAATATGCCTATGAATTTCCGCACGACCGTGCCTTTGATGTCGAGATGGAAGGCGCACCCTCCCGCTTTGGTAAAGGCTACCAGCTTCTCAAGATCGGCGTCGTCGGCAAGAAAATTCGTGCCGAGAATCGCAAAGATGCCAATCTCACCTTTGTCGTCGACGTCTCCGGCTCGATGGATGAGGATAATCGCCTTGGCCTCGTCCGCCGCAGTCTGCGCATGCTCGTCGACCAGCTTACCCCGCGCGACAAGGTCGGAATCGTTGTCTACGGCTCCAATGCCTGGGTAGTTCTTGAACCTACCTCGATTCGCGACAAAGCTCAAATCATCCGAGCCATCGAACAGCTTGTTCCTCAAGGCTCAACCAATGCCGAGGAAGGCATCCGCATGGGTTACGAAATGGCCAATCGCAATTTCAATGCCAATTCCATTAACCGAATCATCCTGTGCTCCGACGGCGTTGCCAATGTCGGGCGTACCTCTGCTGAAGAATTCCTGAAATTCATCAAGGGCTATGCCGACAAGGGCATCACTCTTTCCGCAGTCGGTTTCGGGATGGGCAACTATAACGACGTGTTAATGGAAAAACTCGGCGACAAGGGCAATGGCCACTACGCCTATGTCGACAGTTGGGAAGAATCACAGCGCGTGTTCATGGAAAATCTCACCGGCATGCTGCAGGTCATCGCCCGTGACGTTAAGATCCAAGTCGATTTCGACCCCAACGTAGTCGAACGTTATCGCCTGCTCGGTTATGAAAACCGCGATGTCGCCGACGACAAGTTCCGCGACGATAAGGAAGATGGCGGCGAGATCGGTTCGGGCCATACCGTGACCGCACTCTATGAAATCAAGCTCAAGGATGGCGCCCGCGGCGATCTGGGTACCGTCTATATCCGCCACAAAAACCCGGATTCCTTTGAAGTTTCCGAAATCGCCGAGCGAATCGGCGCCAACATGTTCAAAACAAGCTTCGAACTGGGGTCTGTTGATTTCCGTCTTGCCGCAGCCGGTGCCGAATTTGCCGAGATTATGCGCGCCAGCTTCTGGGCCAAAGATAGCAAGCTCTCAGATGTCCTTTCTGTCGTGCGCAATATCGATCAGGAAGAAAGCAACGATCAGGTTATCGAACTGATGAATCTCATTGCCAAGGCGGACAAACTCAGAACCGAAAAGGCGAAGAGCCTCATCCCTGAGCCGCTTGGCATGGGTGAATAA
- the pruA gene encoding L-glutamate gamma-semialdehyde dehydrogenase, whose product MGNFRMAHPFNEPIYSYGPGTPERAKLQAAIEELKSKQIDIPLIIDGKEVRVGEKIKLTAPHDHSLVLGYSYRGTKKETNDAIASALAAQQAWSEVPMHHRIAIFLKAADLLAGPYRYIVNAATMLAHSKNPFQAEIDAVCELVDFFRFNAYFMQQIADIQPINPDPTIWNRIDYRPLEGFIFAVSPFNFVSINGNLPSAPAMWGNVAVWKPASSVMYTSHFLMKIFMEAGLPPGVINMVTGKASEISDIILNHEYLAGIHFTGSTPVFQTMWKTVGENIAKNKYKGYPRLVGETGGKDFIFVHKSAVPDQVATAITRGAFEYQGQKCSAASRAYIPKSLWPSIKKTVLKQLAEIKIGAPTDFSNFMNAVIDRGAYDSIKEYVDFAKKATDAEIISGGNCDDSKGYYIDATLIETSNPKFKTMQEEIFGPVMTVYIYKDSEYEKTLKLCDETSPYALTGAIFAADRDAILLAEKTLRQAAGNFYINDKPTGAVVGQQPFGGARASGTNDKAGALHNMIRWTSPRTIKENFVPPTDYKYPFLREE is encoded by the coding sequence ATGGGCAACTTTCGTATGGCTCATCCATTTAACGAGCCGATCTACAGCTATGGCCCCGGTACGCCGGAACGCGCAAAACTGCAGGCCGCTATCGAAGAACTCAAATCCAAACAGATCGACATTCCGCTGATCATCGACGGTAAGGAAGTCCGCGTCGGCGAAAAGATCAAACTTACCGCGCCGCACGATCATTCGCTGGTACTTGGATATTCCTACAGAGGCACCAAGAAAGAAACCAACGACGCTATCGCTTCGGCCTTGGCAGCACAACAAGCTTGGTCGGAAGTTCCCATGCATCATCGCATCGCCATCTTCCTCAAAGCAGCCGATCTGCTCGCCGGTCCTTATCGCTACATTGTCAATGCCGCAACCATGCTGGCCCACTCCAAGAATCCGTTTCAAGCGGAAATCGATGCTGTCTGCGAATTGGTGGACTTCTTCCGCTTCAATGCGTACTTCATGCAGCAGATCGCCGATATCCAGCCGATCAACCCGGATCCGACTATCTGGAATCGCATTGACTATCGCCCACTTGAAGGCTTCATCTTTGCCGTATCGCCATTCAACTTTGTCTCGATCAACGGCAATCTTCCCAGTGCTCCGGCAATGTGGGGCAATGTCGCCGTCTGGAAACCGGCCTCCAGCGTCATGTACACTTCTCATTTCTTGATGAAGATATTCATGGAAGCCGGCCTGCCCCCGGGCGTTATCAATATGGTAACCGGCAAAGCTTCAGAGATTTCCGATATCATACTCAATCACGAATATCTCGCCGGTATTCACTTCACAGGCTCCACGCCGGTATTCCAGACCATGTGGAAAACCGTCGGCGAGAACATCGCCAAGAACAAGTACAAAGGCTACCCGCGTCTGGTCGGCGAAACCGGCGGCAAGGACTTCATTTTTGTCCATAAGTCAGCAGTGCCTGATCAGGTTGCAACCGCTATTACCCGTGGCGCATTCGAGTATCAGGGACAGAAATGTTCTGCGGCATCACGCGCTTACATTCCCAAGTCCCTATGGCCTTCAATCAAGAAGACCGTTCTCAAACAGCTTGCCGAGATCAAGATCGGCGCTCCGACTGACTTTTCGAACTTCATGAATGCCGTCATCGATCGCGGCGCTTATGACAGTATCAAAGAGTATGTCGACTTCGCGAAGAAGGCCACCGACGCCGAAATCATCTCCGGCGGCAACTGCGACGATTCGAAGGGATACTACATCGACGCGACCTTGATCGAAACTTCAAATCCCAAATTCAAGACTATGCAGGAAGAAATCTTCGGCCCTGTCATGACGGTCTATATCTACAAGGATAGCGAATACGAAAAGACGTTGAAACTCTGTGATGAGACATCACCCTACGCCCTAACCGGAGCAATCTTTGCGGCAGATCGCGATGCCATCCTTCTTGCCGAAAAGACACTGCGCCAAGCTGCCGGCAACTTCTACATCAATGACAAACCGACCGGCGCAGTCGTTGGCCAACAGCCGTTTGGCGGCGCAAGAGCTTCCGGCACTAATGACAAAGCCGGCGCCTTGCATAACATGATTCGTTGGACATCGCCGCGAACCATCAAAGAAAACTTCGTCCCGCCGACGGACTACAAGTATCCATTCCTGCGAGAAGAATAA
- a CDS encoding ferritin family protein yields the protein MNVFEFAMKMEKDGQHFYESEAAKTNNPALKKIWLQLAGDEVKHYEIFKRFRDGDVHEAKAMSELGTQILATAKTVFEQLPKTGNDFNFGDDVIAAWTKAQHLETETEKFYREKSGEEKLPEIKRAFSLLADEEHKHVVLIEHVLEFLHQPKSWLDDAEWSNIAH from the coding sequence ATGAATGTCTTCGAATTTGCAATGAAAATGGAAAAAGATGGGCAGCATTTCTATGAAAGCGAAGCTGCAAAAACCAATAATCCCGCGCTTAAGAAAATCTGGCTGCAATTGGCCGGCGACGAAGTGAAGCACTATGAGATATTCAAGCGCTTCCGCGATGGCGACGTTCACGAGGCCAAAGCCATGTCTGAACTCGGCACACAGATTCTTGCCACTGCCAAGACTGTTTTCGAGCAGTTGCCCAAGACCGGCAATGATTTCAACTTTGGCGACGATGTAATTGCTGCCTGGACCAAAGCCCAGCATCTCGAAACCGAAACTGAGAAATTTTATCGCGAGAAATCCGGCGAAGAAAAACTTCCGGAAATTAAGCGCGCTTTCAGTCTTCTTGCCGACGAAGAACACAAGCACGTCGTATTAATAGAGCATGTGCTTGAATTCCTGCATCAGCCCAAAAGCTGGCTCGACGACGCTGAGTGGAGCAATATCGCCCACTAA
- a CDS encoding carboxypeptidase-like regulatory domain-containing protein translates to MKRLLLSGIVLVIYVLVVVTTQVFSTNTGRIKGKVINIKTKEAVPYVVVQLQGTTMGAQAGPDGEYLIINVPPGKYEMCATLTGWTSSCVKEVTIIESVTTTQDFSLTESIVATEAQIVVATRDLLKVTETANLRQISPENIKNMPAGGGAGTPQSTGRRSSRIRKHSLSRQPIGSRPLLC, encoded by the coding sequence ATGAAACGTCTTCTCTTAAGCGGAATCGTGCTGGTGATCTATGTGCTGGTCGTCGTGACCACACAGGTCTTCTCCACCAACACCGGCAGAATCAAGGGCAAAGTCATCAACATCAAGACCAAAGAAGCTGTTCCCTACGTCGTTGTTCAGTTACAAGGTACAACCATGGGCGCCCAGGCCGGCCCAGACGGCGAGTACCTGATCATCAACGTCCCTCCCGGCAAGTATGAAATGTGCGCTACTCTCACCGGCTGGACTTCGAGCTGCGTCAAGGAAGTTACAATCATTGAGAGTGTAACTACTACCCAGGACTTTTCGCTCACGGAGAGCATTGTCGCGACTGAGGCCCAAATCGTCGTAGCCACTCGCGACCTTCTCAAAGTGACAGAGACTGCCAATCTTCGCCAGATCAGTCCGGAGAATATTAAGAACATGCCCGCGGGGGGGGGGGCAGGAACTCCTCAAAGCACAGGTCGGCGTAGTTCAAGAATACGGAAGCATTCACTTTCGCGGCAGCCGATCGGGAGCCGTCCCCTACTGTGTTGA
- a CDS encoding superoxide dismutase, which yields MNRRDFIENAAIISAAAVLVPGLLGEQLAQAQTVDAYALPPLPYAYDALEPHIDKMTMEIHHSKHHAAYVNNLNKALEKYPELKKQSPQDLVRKQGTMPDAIHSAVRDHGGGHVNHTFFWTIMGPNAGGDPGGEIAAAITAEYGDIAKFREEFGKFAAGRFGSGWAWLVYSDRELKLTSTANQDSPLSYGQTPILGIDVWEHAYYLKYQNRRADYIGAWWNVVNWDAVNKIYVTASK from the coding sequence ATGAATCGCAGAGACTTTATCGAAAACGCCGCCATCATCAGCGCCGCCGCCGTATTGGTGCCCGGACTGCTGGGCGAACAACTCGCGCAGGCGCAAACAGTCGATGCTTACGCTTTGCCGCCTCTTCCGTATGCCTACGACGCCCTCGAACCGCACATCGACAAGATGACGATGGAAATCCACCATAGCAAACACCACGCTGCCTATGTCAATAATCTCAACAAAGCGCTGGAGAAATACCCCGAGTTGAAGAAGCAGTCGCCGCAAGACCTCGTTCGCAAACAAGGCACCATGCCCGATGCGATTCACTCGGCAGTCCGCGATCACGGCGGCGGACATGTAAACCACACATTCTTCTGGACTATCATGGGACCAAATGCCGGCGGCGATCCGGGCGGCGAAATCGCCGCCGCAATTACAGCCGAGTACGGCGATATTGCAAAGTTCCGCGAAGAATTCGGCAAGTTTGCTGCCGGGCGCTTTGGCTCAGGCTGGGCATGGCTCGTTTACAGCGATCGCGAACTCAAGCTCACTTCGACCGCCAATCAGGATAGCCCGCTTTCATATGGACAGACGCCGATTCTGGGAATCGACGTCTGGGAACACGCATATTACTTGAAGTATCAGAACCGCCGCGCCGACTACATTGGCGCTTGGTGGAATGTCGTCAACTGGGACGCAGTCAACAAAATTTACGTCACTGCGTCAAAATAA
- a CDS encoding carboxypeptidase-like regulatory domain-containing protein → MKELVYCALVVLAMYISSIAGTTGKIKGEITENETCEPIPYAVVQIEGTTMGAQTDVNGRYEIQNVPVGTWRLQVTKCGWVSTRVESIVVDSNQTTFVNVAMTESTLDSLPCCILITYRDLINVSETQSVKNLNADQLKHRPARNVRETLRRIAGVVYR, encoded by the coding sequence ATGAAGGAGCTTGTTTACTGTGCGCTCGTCGTTCTGGCGATGTACATCTCTTCAATTGCGGGAACTACTGGTAAGATCAAAGGGGAGATTACGGAAAACGAAACCTGCGAGCCGATCCCGTATGCGGTCGTGCAAATTGAAGGAACTACAATGGGTGCCCAAACGGACGTCAATGGTCGTTACGAAATCCAAAATGTGCCCGTTGGCACTTGGAGGCTGCAAGTAACAAAATGCGGCTGGGTATCGACTCGCGTTGAAAGCATAGTTGTCGATTCAAACCAAACTACCTTCGTCAATGTCGCAATGACGGAGTCCACGTTGGATTCATTGCCGTGTTGCATATTGATTACGTATCGAGACCTTATCAATGTCAGCGAGACTCAATCTGTCAAGAATCTCAACGCAGATCAACTCAAGCATCGTCCGGCAAGAAACGTCCGCGAAACTCTTCGAAGAATAGCTGGCGTGGTGTATCGATAG